The following are from one region of the Bremerella sp. JC817 genome:
- a CDS encoding H-X9-DG-CTERM domain-containing protein has translation MCLPQRYRFGLAWCRPRRSGPSCSPRPATWCHRQPCGKVCWRGALFTSGWTAVNGFTTMTPPNSPRCQYGRNANIDWAVLPPASNHPGGVMLGMLDGSVTFI, from the coding sequence ATATGTCTTCCACAGCGATACCGATTCGGACTCGCGTGGTGCCGGCCGCGGCGATCGGGGCCGAGCTGCAGCCCACGTCCGGCGACCTGGTGCCATCGGCAACCATGCGGCAAGGTCTGCTGGCGAGGTGCCTTGTTCACCAGCGGATGGACCGCCGTGAATGGTTTCACCACGATGACGCCCCCCAACTCGCCCAGGTGCCAGTACGGCAGGAACGCCAACATCGACTGGGCCGTGCTTCCGCCTGCCAGCAATCACCCCGGCGGCGTCATGCTTGGCATGCTGGATGGTTCGGTGACCTTCATTC